Proteins from a single region of Paramormyrops kingsleyae isolate MSU_618 chromosome 9, PKINGS_0.4, whole genome shotgun sequence:
- the sf3a3 gene encoding splicing factor 3A subunit 3 has product METISEQQRRYHEERERLMDAKTKEMLHKKTTSRDQINSEHRTRAMMDRYMEVSANLRDSYEDKDGMRKEELKAISGPNEFAEFYNRLKQIKEFHRKHPNEICVPMSVEFEELIKVRENPNEEAQNLVEFTDEEGYGRYLDLHDCYLKYINLKGSEKLEYIAYLSTFDQLFDISKDRKNAEYKKYLEMLLEYLQDYTDRVKPLLDQNELYGKILAEFEKKWENGTFPGWPKETSSALTHAGAHLDLSAFSSWEELASLGLDRLKSALMALGLKCGGTLEERAQRLFSTKGKSLESLDPSLFAKNPKSKGPKRDTERNKEIGFLEAQIYEYVEILGEQRQLTHENVQRKQARTGEEREEEEEEQLSESESEDEDNEIIYNPKNLPLGWDGKPIPYWLYKLHGLNINYNCEICGNYTYRGPKAFQRHFAEWRHAHGMRCLGIPNTAHFANVTQIEDAVSLWAKLKSQKASERWQPDTEEEYEDSSGNVVNKKTYEDLKRQGLL; this is encoded by the exons ATGGAGACTATTTCGGAGCAACAACGGCGTTACCATGAAGAGAGGGAAAGGTTGATGGATGCAAAAACTAAAGAAATGCTGCATAAGAAGACAACG TCAAGAGATCAGATCAATTCAGAACACCGGACACGGGCTATGATGGAC AGATACATGGAAGTTAGTGCAAATTTAAGGGATTCCTATGAAGATAAAGATGG CATGAGAAAGGAGGAGCTGAAGGCCATCTCAGGACCCAATGAATTTGCGGAATTCTACAACAGGCTCAAGCAGATAAAGGAGTTTCACCGGAAACATCCAAATGAG ATTTGTGTGCCGATGTCTGTGGAGTTTGAGGAGCTGATCAAGGTTCGAGAGAATCCCAATGAAGAGGCACAGA ATCTGGTTGAATTCACTGACGAGGAAGGTTATGGTCGCTACCTGGACCTCCATGATTGTTACCTGAAGTATATCAATCTGAAAGGCTCAGAG AAACTCGAGTACATCGCTTACCTGTCCACCTTCGATCAGCTGTTTGACATTTCGAAAGACAGGAAGAATGCAGAGTACAAAAA GTACCTGGAGATGCTTCTGGAGTACCTGCAGGACTACACGGACCGGGTGAAGCCTCTTCTGGACCAAAACGAGCTGTACGGCAAAATCCTGGCCGAGTTCGAGAAGAAGTGGGAGAACGGGACTTTCCCCGGCTGGCCG AAAGAGACGAGCAGTGCTTTGACCCACGCCGGTGCTCACCTGGACCTGTCCGCCTTCTCCTCCTGGGAG GAGTTGGCGTCTCTGGGGTTGGACAGACTGAAGTCTGCCCTTATGGCCCTGGGGCTGAAGTGTGGTGG GACGCTGGAGGAAAGGGCACAGAGGCTCTTCAGCACCAAGGGCAAATCTCTGGAGTCACTGGATCCCTCGCTGTTTGCGAAGAACCCGAAATCCAAAGGACCAAAGAG AGACACGGAGCGCAACAAGGAAATTGGCTTCCTGGAGGCTCAGATCTACGAGTATGTGGAGATCCTGGGG GAACAACGTCAGCTGACCCACGAGAATGTGCAGCGGAAGCAGGCGCGCACGGGCGAGGAGCgcgaggaggaagaggaggagcagCTGAGCGAGAGCGAGAGCGAGGATGAGGACAATGAGATCATCTATAACCCCAAGAACCTGCCGCTGGGCTGGGATGGCAAG CCGATCCCCTACTGGCTGTACAAACTGCATGGACTGAATATAAACTACAACTGTGAGATTTGTGGAAACTACACATACAGAGGACCCAAGGCTTTCCAGCGCCACTTTGCG GAGTGGCGCCATGCGCACGGCATGCGATGCCTGGGAATCCCCAACACCGCCCACTTTGCCAACGTCACCCAGATCGAGGACGCAGTCTCCC TGTGGGCTAAGCTGAAGTCCCAGAAGGCATCAGAAAGGTGGCAGCCTGACACAGAG GAGGAATATGAAGATTCCAGCGGGAACGTGGTCAACAAGAAAACCTATGAGGATCTGAAACGCCAGGGGCTGCTGTAA